DNA sequence from the Staphylococcus epidermidis genome:
AAGATACCTCGAATAGATATAAGCTCAACAATGATTAGAAATAGAGTGAGAATGAACCAATCTATAAAAGTTTTAGTACCTAAAAGGGTAGAGAATTATATTAAAGAGGAGGGGTTTTATGGAGATAAGTAGAGCTAAAGAACTGGTAAAAGAAAAACTGCCTGATAAACGTTATCAACATTCATTACGAGTGGCGGATACAGCAGTTAAGTTAGCAGAAATATACGATGGTGATATCAAAAAAGCTGAGTTGGCAGGTATATTACATGATTACTGTAAATACGAAGACTTAAGTACAATGTATCAAATTGTTAGACAATACGAACTTGAAAGTGATTTGCTTAGCTATGGTGGAGAGATTCTTCATGGACCAGTATGTGCGGCACTTATGAAGCATGAATTTGATGTAAATGATGAAGAAGTTTTACTTGCTATAAAATATCATACGACTGGGCGTCAACAAATGACTAAAACAGAGAAACTTGTTTTTATTGCAGACTATATAGAGCCTGGTAGAAAAACGCCTGGAGTTGAAGAAATTAGAGATATGGCATACAATCAAGGTAGCTTAGATAAGACAATTTATGAGATTTCTAAGCGTACTGTATTATTTTTAATAGAAAAGGATATTACTGTATATGGCGCCACAATTGCGTGTTTAAATTATTATAATTATAGCGATGAAAGAATAAAGGATGATTAAATGAATTCAGAAGAATTATTAAATATTGCTGTCGAAGCGGCAGAGAATAAGAAAGCAGAAGATATTATTTCTCTCAATATGAATGAAATTAGTGATATGACAGATTATTTTGTAGTCTGTCACGGGAACAATGAACGTCAAGTTCAATCCATTGCTAGATCTGTTAAAGAAGTGGCACATAAACATGATATTGACGTTAAACGTATGGAAGGCTATCAAGAAGCTCGATGGATACTTATTGATTTAGCAAATGTAGTTGTTCATGTTTTTCATAAGGATGAAAGAAGCTATTACAATTTAGAGAAATTATATCAAGATGCACCTATTAAAGAATACGGTCAGGCAGTATTTTAGTCATGAATCAATATGAAGATATGAGTTTAGTATATGACAAACTTACTCAAGATCAACCGTATCATTCGTGGTTTAATATTGTTGAGCATTTCTTACCTTCTGATAGTCATGATTTGTTAGATATTGGTTGCGGTACTGGCAACTTAACACAATTACTAACGTCACTAGGTGAAGTCACTGGTATGGATATTAGTGTAGATATGTTATCAATAGCTAGACAAAAAACAAATCAAGTGAAGTGGATCGAAGGTAATATGACTCACTTTAATTTGAACAAAAAATTTAATATGATTACAATATTTTGTGATTCACTGAATTATTTAGAAACATTAAATGACGTAAAAATGACATTCAAAAGAGTGTATCAACATTTAAATAAAAATGGTGTTTTTATTTTTGATGTACATACTGTTCATAAAATGAAAACATTATTTAATAATAAAAGTTATATTGATGAATCTGATAATGTTTTTGTAGGTTGGGATGCAATATGTGGGGATGAACCATTAAGTGTTTATCATGAAATGACTTTCTTTGTATCACAGCAAAATGGATTGTATCAACGCTTTGACGAATCACATTATCAAAGAACATATGAGGAACAAATTTATCGAAATTTACTAAAAGATGTTGGGTATCATAGTGTTAAGACTTTTACAGACTTTAACATTCACAGTCATGAAGAAGATGCCCATCGCTTGTTTTTTGTTGCTAAAAAATAAATTTTTAAAAGTAAAATCACTTCTCAGTACGTTAATAATACTGAAGGAGTGATTTTTTGTGTTTAATATTAACAGACGATATATCGATTTTTTTATGAAATGGAAGTTGTACATCTTGATTATATTAATAATGTTAACAACATTCTTTTTTTACTTACTCAATGATAACAATAATGATTTGATACAGAATAGTCAGGAAAGACAATCTAAAATATCTGACCAGCAAATAAAAAATAGCAAAAAGTTAAATAAAAAAGAAGTGTCTATTCAAAAAGATAATACAAAAGAAACTAAAATATTTATCGATATTAAAGGTGCTGTTAAACATCCGAATGTATATGAAATGTCTTCTTCGAATAGAGTCATTGATGCTTTAAATAAAGCAGAGGTATTAAAGGATGCAGACTTATCACAATTAAATCTTTCTGAAAAATTAGTTGATCAAAAACTTATCTATGTTCCTAAAAAGGGTGAGAATAGTATGAAAATCAACTCACAGCAATCAACATTGAATTCGAGTGACGTAAAAATCAACACGAATCAACCTTTAAATTTAAACTCTGCTACTGAAGAACAATTGAAAAACATACCAGGAATAGGTCCAAGTAAAGCTAAAGAAATTTTAAATTACAGAGAACAAAATCATGGATTTAATAGTATCGATGACTTAATGAAAATAAAAGGATTCGGAAAGAAAACATTTGAAAAACTGAAAGAACATTTTACTATTTAAATTATCATTCATTGCAATATTAAGTCTAAATGATTAAGCTATAAATATTACAACTACTTAATTTAAGGAGGCATAGTTAATGGAACGAATTAAATGGGAAGAATACTTCATGGCTCAGAGTCATTTACTGGCATTAAGATCAACGTGTAAAAGATTATCAGTTGGTGCTACAATCGTAAAGGATAATAGAATAATAGCGGGTGGATATAACGGCTCAGTAGCTGGAGAAGTGCACTGTATTGATGAGGGGTGCTTAATTGAAGATGGACATTGTATACGTACTATACATGCAGAAATGAACGCACTACTACAATGTGCAAAACAGGGTGTATCAACAGAAGGAGCAACGATTTACGTTACTCATTTCCCTTGTTTAAACTGTACGAAATCAATAATACAAGCAGGTATCAAAACGATTTACTATGCACAAGATTATCATAATAATGACTATGCCATTAAATTATTGAAGCAATCAGGAATTGAATATAAAAAAATTCCGTTTTCACCTGAATATGTTGCTCAATATCTGACTCAAGAATAACCAATGTTTTACATTGCTCTTGCTTTTTTGGTAGGGGTACTTTGGATAAAATTCAAAGTAATCTCTATCTCCTTAATATTAACTCTTTTGTTACTAATTATGATAAAAAGGCTTAATATTATAATACTATTATTAATGTTTATTTCAGCTATAAGTTCATTTTTTTTAATAAGTTCCTATAACCAAACCGAAATTAAAAACATAAATAGTTTATATAATGAACCGTTTATTGATGATTTTGTTACTTTCAAATCTTTTACGCCTAAATCAACATACTATACTGGCATATTAAATTATAAAAATAAAGACTATAGATACTTTTACAAAATATTAAAGTCAAATTTCAAGCAAGATTTAACTCATAAAAGTTGTCGAGTTAAAGGAGAATTTAAATTCGAAAAAGAGTTGTCCTTGTTGAATATTTCAACAGTTCAATTTAAGTCTTGCCAAGAAAACAATATTTTCACTCCTATATATCATCATCAAAATTATATCACCAAAATAATTCATAAATCTGGGGTCACGCATCCTGAAAGAATATTAGCGTTGATAACAGGTGATACCTCTCTAATTGATGAATATTACAAATCTAACATCAAAGATATAGGTATTTACCATTTACTAGCTATAAGTGGTACACATGTTGGTACAATTATTGTCCTCGTTTATCAACTGTTAGTACGTTTAAATATACCTCTAGTTCTCATTAAAGGTGTAACTATTTTACTATTATTAATCTACGCTGTTTATACTGGATTTGTACCTAGTGCCATGCGTGCCATTTCAATTGCAATCATTATACTTATGTTGCCAATCCATTTTAGGAAAAGTTCTATACATGTGCTTTCATTTATATTTGTGTTAATGATTCTCTTAAATCCTCAATTTATAAATCACATTGGTTTTCAGTTCTCTTTTTTGATAAGTTTATTTATTATATTGGCAAAACCATATATAAGTGCTTTAAAACCACTTAAATGTTTGTTTATTATTAGTTTTTTGGCTCAATTAGGTTCAATTGTAATTAATACCTATCATTTTAATCAATTTCAATGGATAGGTTTGCTATCTAATTTTATATTTGTTCCATTCTATTCTTTTATATTATTTCCTTCGGTCATTATCTACTTTATTTTAATTCACTTTTTTCAACATAGCTTCCTATTAAATACTTATATAAATATGCTTTTTAAAATTCATGACTGGCTAGTTCAATTATTTTTAAATTTAAATCATTTAAAGTGGTACATTCCTAAATTAAACCAATATAGTTTACTTATTTTGATTATACTAACGTTAATTTTTCTTTACATACTTGTCTATAGAGGGTTTGTTACATCCGTACTAAGTTTTTTAATTGTTTTAATCATTTTTACACATTTAATTAGACCACATTATGCCGAGTTAACACTTTTTGATGTGGGTCAAGGAGATAGCATTTTATTCAAAACAAAGTCAAATAAAAGTGTTTTGATTGATACAGGAGGTAAAAGAAATGAAAATGTAAGTTTTAAACATAATAATATTGCCAAATATAAAATTTTACCAAGTATTAAGAAAAAGGGTATTACCACTATAAATTATTTAGTAATTACACATCCTCATGCCGATCATATGGGTGAATTAATATATTTTTTAAATAATATTAATGTGAATAATCTCGTTTTAAATATTGAAAGTTTCCCATTAGAATTACTTAAAGAGGTTACGACAAAATGCAAGGAAAAAAAGATAAATATCTTGGATGTAAATCAAGTTAAAAAAATAGATATTGATAATAGTAAGATAAGCTTTTTAAATAGTTTTATACCATTAAGTGATGATAAAAATGAACATTCCATTGTTACATTAATTGAATATAACGGCATTAATATTCTACTGATGGGAGATGCAACTGTTAATAATGAAGACATTCTATTGAAGAGATATAATTTACCAAAAATAGATATTCTAAAAGTTGGTCATCATGGAAGTAGGACAAGTAGTTCGAAATTATTTATTAAAGATATAGAACCTAAAATCAGTCTTATATCTAGTGGTAAAAATAATAAGTATCATTTACCTAATTTGGATGTTATTCAAAGATTAAAATATTATGGTAGTAAAGTTTTTGATACTCAAGACAACGGGGAATTAACTATAAATTTAGATGAAGAAGTTTACATAGTCTACCGTGATAATTTAAATCAAAAGAGTTTAGCTAGAGAAAGTGTATCGTAAAGTGATATAATTCATGAGTATGATATATAGAGGAAGGTGTACGTATGAGCAACAATATCTTCACTGTCTACGGTGAAGTACCAGAATTAGTCGAAAAGAAAACAAAAGAAATTGTAAATGATTATCTAGGACAAGAGATAGATGACTTTAATTATGTAAAATACAACTTGTATGAGAGTGACCTAACTCCGATTATTGAAGAGACACTTACTATGCCTTTTTTCTCAAATAAAAAAGCAATTGTTGTAAAGAACTCGTATGTTTTTACAGGGGAAAAATTTTCTAAAGATTTAAATCACAATTCTGACGAGCTTATAAAATTTTTAGAAAAATATGATGGTGAAAATCTCATTATCTTTGAAGTGTATCAGCCTAAACTAGATGAGCGCAAAAAACTCACGAAAACGTTGAAGAAAAATGCACAACTTAAGAAAATTGAACAAATGTCTGAAAAGGAATTAAAGCATTGGATTAAAAATACACTAAACAATAATTATAAAGATATTAAGCAAGATGCTCTTGAATTATTTATTGAATTAACTGGTGTTAACTATAATATTGTTTCTCAAGAATTAGAAAAATTAATTTTATTCATAGGTGAGAGACCTATAATTAATAAAGAAGATATCGATTTAATTATTAATAGAAGTTTAGAACAAAATGTATTTCTACTAACTGAATACATTCAAAAAGGTAATAAGAATAAAGCTATACAATTAGTCAATGATTTAATCATTATGAAAGAAGAACCTATAAAATTACTGGCATTAATTACTAGTAATTATAGATTATATTATCAATGTAAAATTCTTAGTCAAAAAGGCTATAGTGGGCAACAAATTGCAAAGACTGTAAATGCACACCCTTATAGAGTAAAACTAGCACTCAATCAATCCCGACATTATAAACTAGAAAGTTTGTTTAACATCATAAACGCTTGTGCAGAGACTGACTACAAACTAAAATCATCTTATATGGATAAACAACTCATTTTAGAATTATTCATACTATCTCTATAAAAAATTTGAGGTAGGAGATATAAAATAAATCCTATCGACAATAGAAATATTGGTTGTAAAGTAATAAAACAGAGCCTAGGACAATTCGTTTTGTCCTAAGCTCTGTTTTAATAATCATTATTTATTAGCTGACATAAGTTTAGATTTAATACGGTCAGCTTTATTAGAATGGATTAAATTACTTTGAGATGCTTTGTCAACTTGTTTGATAGCAAATCTTAATAATTCATCTTTGTTTTCAGCATCAGTAGAGATAGCTGTTTTAGCTCGTTTCACAGCTGTACGCATAGCGTTTTTCTTAGAAATATTTCTTTCTTCAGCTGTTTCAGTTGTTCTTACACGTTTGATTGCAGATTTAATATTTGGCATTACTGTCACCTCCTAAAAGTGATCATAACTTATCAAAATTTATTTGATTACAACAAGAAATATTTTATCAAATGTCTTATATTTGTGCAATCATTTATTTAAAAGTAACTTCATTTGAATTTATTACTTTTTAATTGTTGGAATGAACTACTGAACTAGATATAATAGTTATGTTAGAATTTACATTTAATTAATTATGTCAAAGATATATTGCATTAAAGTAATAAAAACGTTACTATATCAAAGATACATAGAAGTGACAGGTTATAAAGATGAAAGCGAGAAGGATAAAATGGATAAGCAAGAACGATACAATAGAAGAGAAAATATTAGAAATTTCTCCATTATTGCTCATATAGACCATGGTAAATCGACATTAGCTGATCGAATTTTAGAGAATACAAAATCAGTTGAAACTCGAGAAATGCAAGATCAATTACTTGACTCTATGGATTTGGAAAGAGAACGAGGCATCACTATTAAACTAAATGCTGTTCGATTAAAATACGAAGCTAAAGATGGAGAAACTTACACATTTCATTTGATAGATACACCAGGACATGTCGACTTTACATATGAGGTTTCTCGCTCATTAGCTGCATGTGAAGGTGCAATTCTTGTAGTTGATGCTGCCCAAGGTATAGAAGCACAAACCTTAGCAAACGTTTATTTAGCATTAGATAACGATTTGGAACTTTTGCCAGTTGTTAATAAAATAGACTTGCCTGCAGCTGAGCCCGATAGAGTTAAGCAAGAATTAGAAGATGTTATAGGTATAGATCAAGAAGATGTAGTACTTGCAAGTGCTAAGTCAAATATAGGTATTGAAGAAATTTTAGAGAAAATAGTTGATGTTGTACCAGCACCGGACGGTGATCCAGAAGCCCCACTTAAAGCACTTATCTTTGATTCAGAATATGATCCATACAGAGGAGTAATATCTTCAATTCGAATTATTGATGGTGTTGTTAAAGCTGGAGATAGGATTAAAATGATGGCTACCGGTAAAGAATTTGAAGTTACAGAAGTCGGAATCAATACACCTAAGCAACTACCGGTAGAAGAATTAACAGTTGGTGATGTGGGTTATATTATCGCAAGTATCAAAAATGTTGATGATTCTAGAGTAGGTGACACAATTACTTTAGCTGAAAGACCTGCTGACAAACCGTTACAAGGATATAAAAAGATGAATCCAATGGTATTTTGTGGTCTATTCCCTATTGACAATAAAGACTATAATGACCTAAGAGAAGCTTTAGAAAAATTACAACTTAATGACGCATCCTTAGAGTTTGAACCAGAGTCTTCACAAGCACTTGGTTTTGGATACAGAACTGGATTTTTAGGAATGTTACATATGGAGATTATTCAAGAAAGAATTGAAAGAGAATTTGGTATTGAACTCATTGCAACAGCGCCTTCTGTTATCTATCAATGTATCTTAAAAGATGGTTCTGAAGTTTCAGTTGATAATCCAGCACAAATGCCCGAAAGAGATAAAATAGAACATATTTATGAACCATTTGTCAAAGCTACGATGATGGTGCCGAATGATTATGTAGGTGCAGTGATGGAATTATGTCAACGTAAAAGAGGTCAATTTATAAACATGGATTATCTTGATGATATAAGAGTTAATATTGTTTATGAAATTCCATTATCAGAAGTAGTTTTCGATTTCTTTGATCAACTTAAATCTAACACAAAAGGGTATGCTTCTTTTGATTATGAATTTATTGAGAATAAAGAAAGTAATCTTGTTAAAATGGACATATTACTGAATGGAGATAAAGTTGATGCTCTAAGTTTTATTGTCCATAGAGATTTTGCATATGAAAGAGGGAAAGCGCTTGTCGAAAAATTAAAAACATTAATTCCACGACAACAATTTGAAGTGCCAGTTCAGGCGGCTATTGGTCAAAAAATTGTTGCACGAACAAACATTAAATCTATGGGTAAAAATGTTTTATCTAAATGTTATGGTGGAGATATCAGTCGTAAACGAAAACTTTTAGAAAAACAAAAAGCAGGTAAAGCTAAAATGAAAGCAGTAGGCAATGTAGAAATTCCGCAAGATGCATTTTTAGCAGTATTAAAAATGGACGATGAATAATGTAGATTAATGGGGTATAGACATTCTTAATGTCTTACCTCATTTTATAATGTCTAGAATGATATAAATATATAATGTAAAAACTATACTAAATGATTTAAAGATTGGTGGTTATAAAGTGAATGTAAAAAGTGCATATATTCATATTCCATTTTGCTATAGAATTTGTACTTATTGTGATTTCAACAAATACTTTATCGATAAACAGCCAGTTGATGAATACTTAGACGCACTTATTAGCGAGATGCAAGTTAAAAATAATAGAGACCTTGAAACAATGTATGTCGGAGGTGGTACACCGACAGCCTTGAATATGAGACAACTTGAGAAGCTACTTAGAGCAATTAATCAAACATTTACAATTAGCGGAGAATTTTCTTTTGAAGCTAATCCTGATGAGTTAACTTATGAAAAAGTTGCACTTTTAAAACAATATGGCGTAAATAGAATATCGATGGGTGTACAAACATTTAAACCTGAATTATTAAAAATTTTAGGCAGAACCCATAAAACTGAAGATATATATGATGCTGTTAGTCATGCCCGAAAGGCAGGTATTGAATCAATAAGTTTGGATTTAATGTATCATTTACCACAACAAACTATCGACGATTTTAAAGACAGCCTGGAGCGTGCCATTGCATTGGATATTGATCATATTTCAAGTTATGGATTAATTCTTGAACCTAAAACCCAGTTTTATAATTTGTATAGAAAGGGACATTTAAAATTACCAAATGAAGATTTAGGGGCAGAAATGTATCGGTTTTTAATGGAGCGTATGAAAAACTCACCATTTCATCAATATGAGATTTCTAATTTTGGTAAACTTAATCATGAATCAAACCATAATAAAGTATATTGGTTAAATGAAGAATACTATGGCTTTGGTGCTGGTGCAAGTGGTTATGTAAACGGTGTACGTTACACAAATCTTAATCCAGTAAATCATTATATTAAAGCGATAAATGAAGGGAAAAAACCAATACTATCTGAAACGTCTCCTACTTATAACGAAAGAATGGAAGAAGAAATGTTTCTTGGTTTAAGAATGAATCAAGGTGTGAGTAAAAGCCGTTTTAAGAAAAAGTTTAATAAATTAATCGATGAGGTGTTTGGTGAAACTATTAAAGATTTGAGGTGTAGGGGACTCATAAAAGAAGAAGGAGAATTTATATCTTTAACCGAACGCGGAAAAGTTATAGGTAACGAAGTTTTTGAAGCATTTTTACTAAACTCATAAAAAGTTAGAAATTTTAGTGCTTTAACATTGACTTACTTTGACCAATTTGATAGATTATAATTAGCACTTGAGATAAAAGAGTGCTAATGAGGTGAAAACATGATTACAAAAAGACAATTAAGCATCCTTAATGCTATTGTTGAAGATTATGTTGATTTTGGACAACCGATTGGATCTAAAACTCTAATTCATCGTCATCACTTGGATGTGAGTCCAGCTACCATTAGAAATGAAATGAAGCAACTTGAAGAAATGCATTTCATTGAGAAGACACACACATCTTCTGGAAGGGTGCCATCTGAATCAGGGATTAGATATTATGTCAATCGCCTTTTAGAACAAACATCTCATCAAAGTCAAAACAAAATTCAACGTTTAAATCAATTATTAATTGAGAATCATTATGATAGTTCGACTGCACTCACAAACTTTGCACACGAATTATCTATGAAATCTCAATATGCAACGTTGGTAGTCCGCCCTAATCATAAACAAGATGTTATAAATGATATACATCTTATTCGTGCTAACAACCATTTGATTATTTTAGTAATGGTATTTTCCTCTGGACATGTTGAAAATATACATTTTGTATCACATGCTCAACTAAATAATATTAATTTAAATAAAATAGCAAACTTTTTGACCGAACATTTCAGTTTTAATCGTAAAGTACTAACTCAAAACATTGAGTCTTACTTTAGTCAAAAAGAAGAGCTATTACTTGCAAATGAAGTAGTTGAGATGATAAATTTACAAATTGGTAATCAAAGTAATAGCATTTATATGGGTGGAAAGGTTAAACTTATTGATGCGTTAAATGAGTCCAACGTTTCATCTATTCAACCGATTCTTCAATATATAGAATCAAATAAAATAACTGAATTATTAGAAGATATATCAACATCTCAAATCAATGTCCGAATTGGTAAAGAGATTGATGATAGTTTAAGCGATATATCAATTGTGACTAGTCAGTATCATTTTGATGAGTCACTAAAAGGTCAAATTGCAGTAATCGGACCAACTGCAATGCATTATCAAAATGTAATTCAATTATTAAACCGTATATGGTAGTAATTGGAATTGTATTGGAGGTCAGACTATGTCAGAAAAAGATCAGTCAGTGAATAATACTGAGGAAGATTTCAATGTAGAAACTGAAGACAATCAGAATGATACAAATATTGAAAACTCAGTATCTAACACAGATAATAGTGAAGCTAATGCTAGCGATTCAGAAAATAATTCAGAAGAAAGTATCAAGGATGAAGAGTCAGAGTCTCAAGATACTAAAATTAAAGAATTAGAAAAGCTTGCAAATGACAATGAAGAAAAATATTTAAGATTATATGCTGAATTCGAAAATTATAAACGTCGAATTCAAAAAGAAAATCAAATTAATGCTACTTATAAAGCTCAAGGTGTTTTAACTGACATTTTACCGTCTATAGATAATATTGAGCGTGCACTACAAATTGAAGGTGATGATGAATCGTTCAAATCACTTCAAAAAGGAGTGCAGATGGTTCATGAAAGTTTACTAAGAGCTTTAAAAGACAATGGTCTTGAAGAAATTTTAGCTGAAGGTAAGGAATTCGATCCTAATTTACATCAAGCTGTCGTTCAAGATGACAATCCTGATTTTAAATCAGGAGAAGTTACTCAAGAATTACAAAAAGGATACAAACTTAAGGATCGTGTTTTAAGACCATCAATGGTAAAAGTAAATCAATAATTTGATTGAAAATACATTGAAATAAATAAAATGATTAAATTGGAGGAATTATATTATGGGTAAAGTAATTGGAATTGATTTAGGTACAACTAACTCTTGTGTTTCTATCTTAGAAGGAGATGAACCAAAAGTAATTCAAAACCCAGAAGGTGCACGTACTACACCATCAGTGGTTGCATTTAAAAATGGTGAAACTCAAGTGGGTGAAGTAGCAAAACGACAAGCTATCACAAACCCTAACACTGTACAATCTATTAAACGTCATATGGGTACAGATTATAAAGTAGATATTGAAGGTAAATCATATACACCACAAGAACTTTCAGCAATGATTTTACAAAATTTAAAAAGCACTGCAGAAAACTATTTAGGGGATACAGTAGACAAAGCTGTTATCACTGTCCCTGCTTATTTCAATGATGGTGAACGTCAAGCAACTAAAGATGCTGGTAAAATTGCAGGCTTAGAAGTTGAACGTATTATCAACGAACCTACAGCTGCTGCACTTGCTTATGGTTTAGATAAAACTGAAACAGATCAAAAGGTTCTCGTATTTGACTTAGGTGGGGGAACATTTGACGTATCTATTCTAGAGTTAGGCGACGGCGTATTTGAAGTATTATCAACTGCCGGAGATAATAAACTTGGTGGCGATGACTTCGACCAAGTGATTATTGATTATCTTGTTTCAGAATTCAAGAAAGAGAATGGTGTAGATTTATCACAAGATAAAATGGCATTACAAAGATTAAAAGATGCTGCCGAAAAAGCTAAAAAAGATTTATCAGGTGTTTCTCAAACTCAAATTTCATTACCATTCATTTCTGCTGGAGAAAATGGCCCATTACACTTAGAAATTAGTTTAACTCGTTCTAAATTTGAGGAATTAGCTGATTCATTAATCAAAAAAACTATGGAACCGACTCGTCAAGCATTAAAAGATGCTGGTTTATCTACTTCAGAAATAGATGAAGTTATTTTAGTTGGTGGTTCAACACGTATTCCGGCCGTTCAAGAAGCTGTTAAAAAAGAAATTGGGAAAGAACCACATAAAGGTGTTAACCCAGATGAAGTTGTAGCAATGGGTGCTGCTATTCAAGCTGGTGTAATCACAGGTGATGTTAAAGATGTAGTATTACTTGATGTTACGCCATTATCTTTAGGTATCGAAATTATGGGTGGACGTATGAACACATTAATTGAACGTAATACTACTATTCCAACTTCCAAATCACAAGTTTATTCTACAGCAGCTGACAATCAACCAGCAGTAGATATTCATGTATTACAAGGTGAACGTCCAATGGCATCTGACAACAAAACTTTAGGAAGATTCCAATTAACTGACATTCCACCTGCACCACGTGGTGTACCTCAAATCGAAGTAACATTTGATATCGATAAAAACGGTATTGTTAACGTTACAGCTAAAGATTTAGGTACTAATAAAGAACAAAACATTACAATACAATCAAGCTCATCTCTATCTGATGAAGAAATCGATCGCATGGTGAAAGATGCTGAAGAAAATGCTGAAGCAGATAAAAAACGTCGTGAAGAAGTAGACTTGCGAAACGAAGCAGATAGTCTAGTATTCCAAGTTGAAAAAACAGTTAAAGACTTAGGCGAAAATATTAGCGATGAAGATAAGAAAAATGCTGAAGAGAAAAAAGATGCACTTAAAACAGCATTAGAAGGTGAAGACATCGACGATATTAAAGCTAAAAAAGAAGAACTTGAAAAAGTAATTCAGGAATTATCTGCAAAAGTTTATGAACAAGCTCAACAAGCACAACAACAAGGCCAAGAAGAACAAGGTTCTCAAGATAGCACTGTTGAAGATGCAGACTTTAAAGAAGTTAAAGATGACGAAGATAAAAAATAAGTTTAGTATCTAACTTATAATTATCTATTAATTTTTAGTAAAAAAAGTCAAAGTCAATCGATCATTGACTTTGACTTTTTATTTGGATATTAAGA
Encoded proteins:
- the dnaK gene encoding molecular chaperone DnaK, which gives rise to MGKVIGIDLGTTNSCVSILEGDEPKVIQNPEGARTTPSVVAFKNGETQVGEVAKRQAITNPNTVQSIKRHMGTDYKVDIEGKSYTPQELSAMILQNLKSTAENYLGDTVDKAVITVPAYFNDGERQATKDAGKIAGLEVERIINEPTAAALAYGLDKTETDQKVLVFDLGGGTFDVSILELGDGVFEVLSTAGDNKLGGDDFDQVIIDYLVSEFKKENGVDLSQDKMALQRLKDAAEKAKKDLSGVSQTQISLPFISAGENGPLHLEISLTRSKFEELADSLIKKTMEPTRQALKDAGLSTSEIDEVILVGGSTRIPAVQEAVKKEIGKEPHKGVNPDEVVAMGAAIQAGVITGDVKDVVLLDVTPLSLGIEIMGGRMNTLIERNTTIPTSKSQVYSTAADNQPAVDIHVLQGERPMASDNKTLGRFQLTDIPPAPRGVPQIEVTFDIDKNGIVNVTAKDLGTNKEQNITIQSSSSLSDEEIDRMVKDAEENAEADKKRREEVDLRNEADSLVFQVEKTVKDLGENISDEDKKNAEEKKDALKTALEGEDIDDIKAKKEELEKVIQELSAKVYEQAQQAQQQGQEEQGSQDSTVEDADFKEVKDDEDKK